The region AAGAACATCATCGCGGTGGAATGTGATGCATTGCATCTCCCCCTGCCTCAAGGCAATGTGGACCTGATATCCTCCGCCTTCGGCTTCCGCAATCTCTCCTCTTATGAGGACGGCCTCGCAGAGCTCTTTCGCGTCCTACGCCCCGGCGGCCAGATCGCCATCCTGGAGTGCAACCAGCCCGCCGGCCTCGTAGGCGCACTTTACAACCTCTACTTCAAGAAGATTCTCCCCCGCATCGGCGCACTCTTCTCTAACGCGGAAGCCTACTCCTATCTGCCCGCCTCGGTCGAGAGATTTCCACGCCCCCCCAGAATGCTTGAACTGATCCACAACGCCGGCTTCGTCCAGGCCTCCTGGACCAGCTACACCCTCGGCGTCGCCGGCCTCTATCAGGCCACCAAACCGGTACCATCACAGGCATGAGCCCCACGGCCACCATCCAGCAGCAGGCAGAACGTCACGCAGCCAAACGCCATGCTGCCCTGCTCTCGGTCGTCTCCGCCACCCTCGTCACCCTGCTCAAGCTCCTCACCGGCATCCTCACCGGCTCGCTCGGCATGCTCTCAGAAGCCGCGCACTCCGGCATCGATCTCATCGCCGCCGGCCTCACCCTCTTCTCCGTCCAAGTCGCAGACCGTCCCGCGGACGACGACCACAACTATGGTCACGGCAAGATTGAAAGCCTCTCCTCCTTCATCGAAACCGTCCTGATGTTCGCCTCGGCCATGTGGATCATCTACGAGGCCATCCACCGCATCTTCTTCCGCAGCCACCTCTCGCTCGCCCTCAACATCTGGCCCTTCCTCGTCCTGCTCGTCTCCATCGCGGTCGACTACACCCGCTCCCGCAACCTCCGCGCCACCGCCGCCCTCCACAACTCGGAGGCCCTGGCCGCCGACGCCGTCCACTTTGGCACGGACATGTGGTCCTCCTTCGCCGTCCTCCTCGGCCTCATCGCCACCGCCCTCGGCGAGCGACTCCACGCCCCCAAGCTCGAACTAGCCGACCCTATCGCCGCCCTCATCGTCTCCGCCATCATCCTCAAGGTCACCTGGACCCTCGCCCGCACCACTGCGGACAATCTCCTCGACGCCACCCCCGCCCACGACGGCCAGAACGCCGCCCAGACTCGCCGCAAGCTCATCCAGGACCTCGCCGCCATCGATGGCGTCCTCGCCGTCAACCGCCTCCGCACCCGCCGCGCAGGCTCCGGCTACTTTGCCGACCTCACCCTCGCCATGCCGCGCAACCTGACCTTCCAGCGCTCCGAGCAGATCACCATGGCCGCCACCGACGCCATCCAGCGCGTGCTCCCGGACGCCGACGTCGTCGTCCACTCCGTCCCCACCGCCACCATCGCGGAGTCCGTCCACGACCGCATCCGCGCCGTCGCTTTCCGCGCCAACCTCTCCATCCACGATGTATCAGTCCAGCAGTACGACAACGCCCTCCACGTCGATCTCCACCTCGAAGTCGACGAGACCCTCCCCCTCCGCGCCGCGCACGACATCGTCACCCGTCTCGAATCCAATATCCGCGCCGAGATCCCCCAGATCGCCTCCATCCTCACCCACATTGAATCGGAGCCCGCCACCATCGAGCGCCCCGCTGCCCTGGAACGAGACCGCCACCTGGAACAACTCCTCCGCAAAGTCTCCCAGAACTTCCCCGAGATCCTCGACACCCACGACATCACCATCACCAAGCACCACGACCGCACCCAGGTCAGTTGCCACTGCACCCTCCCCGACGAGCTCCCCATGAGCCGCGTCCACGAGATCATCACCGCCTTCGAAAACGCCTTCAAACTTGAAGCCCCGGAGGTCACCCGCCTCTTCATCCACCCCGAACCTGCCACCGACAACAAACGCTAACCTCCCGCACCACCTCCTTCGCCATGCACCCTTGTTCGTCATTCCGCTTCGCGGCGGAATGACAACGCAGTCGGGATCCTTCAGGCGTAGAAGGTGTGGATGGCTTCTACTACCGTTTGTTGTTCGTCTTCGCGGAGTTCGGGGTAGATGGGTAGGGCCAGGACTTCGGCTGCGGCGCATTCGGATTCGGGGAAGTCACCGGGTTTGTAGCCTAGTGGCTTCAACGCTTCCTGGAGGTGTAGTGGGAGGGGGTAATAGACCTCTGTGCCTATGCCCTGGGCGGTGAGGTGGGTGCGGAGGGCGTCGCGGCGGGGGGCTCGGATGACGTACTGGTGGAAGACGTGTTGAGCGCGGGGGTGGGTGTAGGGGAGGACGACGCCGTCGGCGATGGTGGTGGGGTTGGTGGGGGTCGGCATGGTGGCTATGCCTGCTGCGAGGAAGAGTTGGTTGTAGTTGGCGGCGAGATCGCGGCGGCGCTGGTTGCCCTGGGGGAGGTAGCGGAGTTTGACCTCGAGGACGGCAGCCTGGAGGGTGTCGAGGCGGGAGTTCCAGCCGACCTCATCGTGGAAGTAACGGCGGCGCATGCCGTGGGCGCGGAGCATGCGGGCTCGCTCCTCAAGCTGGGGGGAGCGGGTGGTCATGAGGCCGGCGTCGCCGAATGCGGCGAGGTTTTTGGTGGGGTAGAAGCTGAAGGCGGCTGCGTCGCCGAGCGCTCCGGCGGGGGTGAGGGTGCCGTCTGATCCGGTCCCGGCGGGGGCCGACTGCCAGGCTGCGCCGAAGGCCTGAGCGGCGTCTTCGATGAGGAGGAGGCCGGGGTGTTGATTTTGGATTGTCGTGAAGGCGTCCCAGTCGGCGCACTGGCCGTAGAGGTGGACGGGTAGGATGGCTTTGACCTCTCCGGCGGGGCAGGTGGCAAGGACCTCTGCGACGGATGCGGGGGAGAGGTTGTAGGTGAGGGGGTCTATGTCTGCGAAGAGGGCTCGGGCGCCGGCGCGGAGGATGCTGCTGGCGGAGGCGAAGAAGCTGAAGGGGGTGGTGATGACGGATTGTGTGGGTTGGTCGATCTGGGCGGCGGCCAGCGCGAGCCAGAGGGCGTCGGTGCCGCTGGCGCAGCCGATGGCGTGGGGGACGTGGCAGGCCGCGGCGGCGGACTGCTCGAAGGTGGTGACTTCAGGGCCGAGGATGAAGCGCTGGGAGACGCAGACCTGCTCAATGGCGGCCATGACTTCTTCGCGGATGGCGGCGAACTGGCGGGAGAAGTCGAGCATGGGGACGGGCTGGGCGGGCTGCGATGACTGGGGCACTTGAGTATCTTAGCGTGTGCGGGGTGGGGAGGAATTGAGGGTGTGTGTGGGTCTAAACGTGCTGGGTTGCGTCTAAGAGGTTGTCGGGAAGTTGTGCGGGAAGTTGAGTCCGTTTGCGTGCGATTTGCGATACTCTTGTTGGTAGTAATGCCCGGACAGAGCTTGATTACGGGTATTTGAAACGATTCTGCATCCTGCGCGAGTGGGATGAATGCCCGGTGTACTGCACCGGATTTGGCACTGAGAAGGAGATCGGCCCCCTATGGATTCAAAGCCGGCACAGAATATTCAGGATACGTTCCTGAACACGGTCCGCAAGGATAAGAGCCCCATCACGATCTACCTGGTGAGCGGCGTGAAGTTGACGGGCAAGATTCGTTCGTTCGACAAATACTCGGTGCTACTGGAGAACAACAGCCAGGAGCAGTTGATCTTCAAGCACGCAATATCGACGGTGGTAAGCGGACGTGCGGGGATGCATACGGATGGCCGTCCTGAGAGCCGTCCGCATAGCGCCACGGTTGGCGGGCATATTGGCGGATCGGCTGAGCCGGCGACTGCCGGGGACTGAGTCCGGAGATCGTCAGAGGTTAATGCCTGGTCGGACTTGCTCTGGGATACTTGCTTCGGGATTGTTGATCCGGGGCAAGGCTTCGTTTGCTATCCGACATACGCCTCATTGCTGGAATGGCTGATTTTGAGGGCTGTTCGGCAGAAAATTAAATGGATGTTGATGGTCGATTTTGGGAGTCGAGTCCGGTATGGGGAGGCTGTGCTGTAATCGCGCAGTGTGGCCGTTTACCGACGTATCGGGTTTGACACTCCTCTAAGTCGTTTAGTAGAAATAGTAAGTAACCCAGAGAGCTTTAGAAATTCCAGAACGCCGGTGAACGACTTTCCCGGCAGATGAGTGAAGAGGTTTCGGGCGGTTTAGCGTAAGCGGCTGTCCTCCATCCATGAATGAGATCCTGAATCAACTTGGCGCGCTGATCCTCGGCTCGATACCGACGATGGTGCTTTTTATCGTGCTGGTGATCGCGTATGGCGTGCTGGTACGGCGGCCGCTGGAGAATATCCTGGCGAAGCGCCGCGCTTTGACCACGGGCGCACTGGAGCAGGCAAAGGGCGCGATGAGCGCGGCCGAGGCTGAGACGGTGGTGTTTGAAGACAAGCTGCGCGGAGCCAAGAGCGAGATCTTCCAGGCTCGCGAGGCGAAGCTGAAGGAATGGAACGGTCAGCGGGAGCAGTCGCTGGCGCAGGCACGCACCGTCACGCAGGAGAGGGTGGCGGCGGCCAAGGGCGAGATTGAACGGAGCATGGCTGAGGCGATGCAGCAGATTGAAACGATGAGCGGTGAATTGAGCGCTTCGATCATCAAGGCTGTGTTGCCCGCGGGCGTGAACGGCGCGGAGGTCGCGCAGTGAAGAAGACTTCGATGAGCAAGATGATGAACAGGATTGCGTCCATTGCCGCGCTGGCTGTGTTGACGCTGGGGCTTTGCGCGCCGGTGTATGCGCAGGCGATGAAGGCTGACGATAGCGGACGGCAGACGACGCCGGCTGCGAACTCGAACGAAGCGAACCAGGGTGAGGTGGATGAGACTGCGGAGTATAAGCAGTCAGCCGTGGTGAAGAAGCTAGGCGGCATGATGGGAATGAAACCTGCCCAGGCCGCGTTGCTGTTTGAGGTCATCAACTTTGGCATTCTGGCGGTTCTGGTGGGTGGCTTCCTGCTCAAGGCTCTGCCGAAGGCGTTCCGGAATCGCACGACCTTGATCCAGAAGCATCTGGTGGATGCGCGTACGGCGACCGAAGAGGCCAGCGCGCGGATGAGCAGCATCGAAGATCGGCTGGCTCAGCTCGACGGGCAGATTGCGACGATGAAGACGCAGGCCGAGACGACGCTGGCTGCCGACGAGCAGCGGATGAAGGTTGCGGTCGAGGAAGAGACTGCAAAGATTCTGGCTTCGGCCGAGCAGGAGATTGCCGCGGCGACGCAGCATGCACGCAAGCAGCTTCAGGCGCACGCGGCTGAGCTGGCGATCGAGCAGGCGGCACGTAAGCTGACCATCTCTGCTGAGACGGATCGGCTGCTGGTGCAGAACTTTGCACGGCGGCTGGCGGGCGACGACGTGAAGGGCGGGCAGAACTAATGGCCGGTCAGAACGTCTTTGCACCACGCTACGCGCAGGCGTTCGCTGAGGTTGCGGCTTCCGCGAATCTGGACGTCAATCTTGCACAGCAGCAGATGAAGGACTTTGCCGGGACTTTGGCGGATAGCCCTCAGCTTCTGGAGATTCTGGCCGATCCCTCGCTCTCTTCTGAGAAGAAGCTTTCGATTCTGGATGCGGTGGCCGAGAAGATCGGCATGTACCGCGAGGTTCGGAACCTGCTTGCGGTGATTATGGATCATCACCGGCTGCACGATCTGCAGGAGATCGTTGCCGCGTTCCACCAGGTTGCCGAGGCCGGCGCTGGAGTGGTCGAGGCTGAGGTGGTGAGTTCGCGGGAGTTGAATCCGGACGATCGGGCGCAACTGGAGTGGGAGATCTCAAAGCTGGCGGTAAGCCGGGTGAGCGTGACCTACACGCAGGACCCGACGCTGCTGGGCGGGGCGGTCGTGAAGATCGGATCGACCATCTATGATGGTTCGGTGAAGGCGCAGTTGGAGCAGATGAAGCAGGCGCTGACCCGGAGTTAGTTGGGTTTTGTAACAAGTTTTGAACGCGTGAGTGTGGCGCGTGGACCACAGAAGATTTTGAGTTTGGAATAGGACTGAGACGAGATATGGCACAGATCAAAGCTGACGAGATAACCGAGCTGCTTCGGCAGAAGATTGAGAACTACGAGCAGAAGGTCCAGGTGGACGAGGTCGGAACGATCATGTCGCTGGGCGACGGAATCGCGCGCGTGCATGGCCTGGACAAGGTCATGGCAGGCGAACTGATCGACTTCCCGCATGGCGTGGCCGGACTGGCGATGAACCTGGACGAAGACCAGGTGGGCGCGGTGCTGCTGGGCGACTACACGCTGCTGCGTGAAGGCGACCAGGTGAAGCGGACCGGCAAGATCATGTCCGTTCCCGTGGGCAAGGAGTTGATTGGGCGCGTGGTGAATGCGCTGGGTCAGCCGATCGACGACAAGGGACCGATCAATGCCACGCAGACGCTGCCGGTTGAGCGGCTTGCGCCGGGCGTTATCGACCGTCAGAGCGTCAAGGAGCCGATGGCTACGGGCATCAAGGCGATCGACACGATGATCCCGATCGGCCGTGGACAGCGTGAACTGCTGATCGGCGACCGTCAGACGGGTAAGACCGCCATTGCGCTCGACACGATTATCAACTCCGCCAAGAACAACCTGATCTGCATCTATTGCGCGGTTGGACAGAAGCGCTCGTCGGTTGCGCAGGTTGTGCAGACTCTGGAAGAGTACGGCGCGATGGCGTACACGATCGTGGTTGCCGCGACTGCTTCCGAGCCGGCTCCGATGCAGTACCTGGCACCGTTTGCCGCGACCGCGATGGGCGAGTATTTCCGCGATAACGGCATGCACGCGCTGATCATCTACGACGATCTTTCCAAGCACGCTGCCAGCTACCGTGAGATCTCGCTCCTGCTGCGCCGTCCGCCAGGGCGTGAGGCGTACCCCGGAGATGTGTTCTATCTCCACTCGCGTCTGCTCGAGCGTTCGTCCAAGGTTTCCGACAAGCTGGGCGGCGGTTCACTGACGGCTCTGCCGATCATCGAGACGCAGGCCGGTGACGTTTCGGC is a window of Granulicella tundricola MP5ACTX9 DNA encoding:
- the atpH gene encoding ATP synthase F1 subunit delta, with product MAGQNVFAPRYAQAFAEVAASANLDVNLAQQQMKDFAGTLADSPQLLEILADPSLSSEKKLSILDAVAEKIGMYREVRNLLAVIMDHHRLHDLQEIVAAFHQVAEAGAGVVEAEVVSSRELNPDDRAQLEWEISKLAVSRVSVTYTQDPTLLGGAVVKIGSTIYDGSVKAQLEQMKQALTRS
- a CDS encoding cation diffusion facilitator family transporter, translated to MSPTATIQQQAERHAAKRHAALLSVVSATLVTLLKLLTGILTGSLGMLSEAAHSGIDLIAAGLTLFSVQVADRPADDDHNYGHGKIESLSSFIETVLMFASAMWIIYEAIHRIFFRSHLSLALNIWPFLVLLVSIAVDYTRSRNLRATAALHNSEALAADAVHFGTDMWSSFAVLLGLIATALGERLHAPKLELADPIAALIVSAIILKVTWTLARTTADNLLDATPAHDGQNAAQTRRKLIQDLAAIDGVLAVNRLRTRRAGSGYFADLTLAMPRNLTFQRSEQITMAATDAIQRVLPDADVVVHSVPTATIAESVHDRIRAVAFRANLSIHDVSVQQYDNALHVDLHLEVDETLPLRAAHDIVTRLESNIRAEIPQIASILTHIESEPATIERPAALERDRHLEQLLRKVSQNFPEILDTHDITITKHHDRTQVSCHCTLPDELPMSRVHEIITAFENAFKLEAPEVTRLFIHPEPATDNKR
- the hfq gene encoding RNA chaperone Hfq encodes the protein MDSKPAQNIQDTFLNTVRKDKSPITIYLVSGVKLTGKIRSFDKYSVLLENNSQEQLIFKHAISTVVSGRAGMHTDGRPESRPHSATVGGHIGGSAEPATAGD
- a CDS encoding F0F1 ATP synthase subunit B family protein — protein: MNEILNQLGALILGSIPTMVLFIVLVIAYGVLVRRPLENILAKRRALTTGALEQAKGAMSAAEAETVVFEDKLRGAKSEIFQAREAKLKEWNGQREQSLAQARTVTQERVAAAKGEIERSMAEAMQQIETMSGELSASIIKAVLPAGVNGAEVAQ
- the atpA gene encoding F0F1 ATP synthase subunit alpha → MAQIKADEITELLRQKIENYEQKVQVDEVGTIMSLGDGIARVHGLDKVMAGELIDFPHGVAGLAMNLDEDQVGAVLLGDYTLLREGDQVKRTGKIMSVPVGKELIGRVVNALGQPIDDKGPINATQTLPVERLAPGVIDRQSVKEPMATGIKAIDTMIPIGRGQRELLIGDRQTGKTAIALDTIINSAKNNLICIYCAVGQKRSSVAQVVQTLEEYGAMAYTIVVAATASEPAPMQYLAPFAATAMGEYFRDNGMHALIIYDDLSKHAASYREISLLLRRPPGREAYPGDVFYLHSRLLERSSKVSDKLGGGSLTALPIIETQAGDVSAYIPTNVISITDGQIFVETDLFNSGVRPAVNVGLSVSRVGFAAATKATKQVGATLKLDLAQYRELAAFSQFGSDLDKVTQNQLNRGARLVELLKQPQYKPLSAEKQVAIIYAGVNGLLDDVEVKDLRAFEDGFYPYLESVQPAILTDIATKKALDDDLKARLKAAILDYKGGFLADHKQEKAVAAAK
- a CDS encoding DegT/DnrJ/EryC1/StrS family aminotransferase, translating into MPQSSQPAQPVPMLDFSRQFAAIREEVMAAIEQVCVSQRFILGPEVTTFEQSAAAACHVPHAIGCASGTDALWLALAAAQIDQPTQSVITTPFSFFASASSILRAGARALFADIDPLTYNLSPASVAEVLATCPAGEVKAILPVHLYGQCADWDAFTTIQNQHPGLLLIEDAAQAFGAAWQSAPAGTGSDGTLTPAGALGDAAAFSFYPTKNLAAFGDAGLMTTRSPQLEERARMLRAHGMRRRYFHDEVGWNSRLDTLQAAVLEVKLRYLPQGNQRRRDLAANYNQLFLAAGIATMPTPTNPTTIADGVVLPYTHPRAQHVFHQYVIRAPRRDALRTHLTAQGIGTEVYYPLPLHLQEALKPLGYKPGDFPESECAAAEVLALPIYPELREDEQQTVVEAIHTFYA
- a CDS encoding ubiquinone/menaquinone biosynthesis methyltransferase, whose protein sequence is MIPTQDPIISTAAPGAIQPAQGAIQPSADVQQMFNAIANRYDVMNHVLSAGIDRLWWWRAARAVRTVLADPSAQIVDLCCGTGDMTLALLKRRPSTSSTAPLLAVDFSHEMLTRGQAKFNGKNIIAVECDALHLPLPQGNVDLISSAFGFRNLSSYEDGLAELFRVLRPGGQIAILECNQPAGLVGALYNLYFKKILPRIGALFSNAEAYSYLPASVERFPRPPRMLELIHNAGFVQASWTSYTLGVAGLYQATKPVPSQA
- a CDS encoding F0F1 ATP synthase subunit B family protein; this encodes MSKMMNRIASIAALAVLTLGLCAPVYAQAMKADDSGRQTTPAANSNEANQGEVDETAEYKQSAVVKKLGGMMGMKPAQAALLFEVINFGILAVLVGGFLLKALPKAFRNRTTLIQKHLVDARTATEEASARMSSIEDRLAQLDGQIATMKTQAETTLAADEQRMKVAVEEETAKILASAEQEIAAATQHARKQLQAHAAELAIEQAARKLTISAETDRLLVQNFARRLAGDDVKGGQN